A single window of Mycobacterium sp. ITM-2016-00318 DNA harbors:
- a CDS encoding Re/Si-specific NAD(P)(+) transhydrogenase subunit alpha has translation MIIGIPRESLPGETRVAATPQTIAQLIKLGYEVVVESGAGAASSFSDEAFTEAGGTVGSAEQVWAADVVLKVNAPDDAEIAALRDGATLIGLISPALKPELVERLGTRPITVLAMDAVPRISRAQSLDVLSSMANIAGYRAVIEAANKFGRFFTGQVTAAGKVPPAKVLVVGAGVAGLAAVGAAGSLGAIVRATDPRPEVADQVKSLGGEYLSIESPEAQVSATGYAKEMGDDYKAREAQLYAEQAGDVDIIITTALIPGKPAPRIITADMVASMNPGSVIVDMAAANGGNVEGTVKDEVIVTDHGVTIIGYTDLAGRLPATASQLYGTNLVNLLKLLTPEKDGKLILDFEDVVQRSVTVVRDGEVTWPPPPVQVSAAPVTATAPVETKPAKEHMSTARRLGLTFAAAAVLLALIALSPAALQVHLTVFVLAIVIGYYVIGNVHHALHTPLMSVTNAISGIIVVGALLQIGHGNIAITAVATLAILLASINVFGGFAVTRRMLAMFSRS, from the coding sequence ATGATCATCGGGATTCCGAGAGAGTCGCTGCCTGGGGAAACGCGGGTCGCCGCGACGCCACAGACGATCGCCCAACTCATCAAGCTCGGCTATGAGGTAGTGGTCGAGAGCGGCGCGGGCGCCGCCTCGAGCTTCTCCGACGAGGCGTTCACGGAGGCCGGCGGCACTGTCGGATCCGCCGAGCAGGTCTGGGCCGCCGACGTGGTGCTGAAGGTCAACGCACCGGACGACGCCGAGATCGCCGCCCTACGCGACGGCGCCACCCTGATCGGCCTGATCTCGCCCGCGCTCAAGCCGGAGCTCGTCGAGCGGCTGGGTACCCGCCCTATCACCGTGCTCGCCATGGACGCCGTTCCGCGCATCTCCAGGGCGCAGTCGCTGGACGTGCTGTCGTCGATGGCGAACATCGCGGGCTATCGCGCCGTCATTGAGGCCGCCAATAAATTCGGCCGGTTCTTCACCGGGCAGGTCACCGCGGCCGGCAAGGTACCGCCGGCCAAGGTGCTCGTCGTCGGCGCGGGCGTGGCCGGTTTGGCCGCCGTCGGCGCAGCGGGCAGCCTCGGCGCCATCGTGCGCGCCACCGACCCGCGGCCCGAGGTCGCCGACCAGGTCAAATCCCTTGGCGGCGAATATCTTTCGATCGAGTCACCGGAAGCACAGGTATCGGCCACCGGCTACGCCAAGGAGATGGGCGACGACTACAAGGCCCGCGAGGCGCAGCTCTACGCCGAGCAGGCAGGCGACGTCGACATCATCATCACCACCGCACTGATCCCGGGTAAGCCAGCCCCGCGAATCATCACCGCCGACATGGTGGCCTCGATGAACCCCGGCAGCGTCATCGTCGACATGGCCGCGGCCAACGGCGGAAACGTCGAGGGCACCGTCAAGGACGAGGTGATCGTCACCGACCACGGCGTGACGATCATCGGCTACACCGATCTGGCAGGCCGCCTGCCCGCGACCGCCTCGCAGCTGTACGGCACCAACCTGGTCAATCTGCTCAAGCTGCTCACCCCGGAGAAGGACGGGAAGCTCATCCTCGACTTCGAGGACGTGGTTCAGCGCTCGGTCACGGTGGTCCGCGACGGCGAGGTCACCTGGCCGCCGCCTCCTGTGCAGGTGTCCGCGGCCCCCGTTACCGCAACGGCTCCGGTCGAGACCAAGCCGGCCAAGGAACACATGAGCACCGCGCGCCGGCTGGGGTTGACCTTCGCCGCCGCGGCGGTGCTGTTGGCGCTGATCGCGCTCTCGCCGGCCGCGCTGCAGGTGCACCTGACCGTGTTCGTCTTGGCCATCGTGATCGGCTACTACGTGATCGGCAATGTGCACCACGCGCTGCACACCCCGCTGATGTCGGTGACGAACGCAATCTCCGGAATCATCGTCGTCGGTGCGCTGCTGCAAATCGGGCACGGCAATATCGCCATCACCGCGGTGGCAACCCTGGCGATCCTGCTCGCCAGCATCAACGTCTTCGGCGGCTTCGCCGTCACCCGCCGCATGCTCGCGATGTTCTCGAGGAGCTAA
- a CDS encoding TetR/AcrR family transcriptional regulator: MSSETSNGLSRREELLAVATKLFAARGYHGTRMDDVADAVGLNKATVYHYYASKSLILYDIYKGAADFTVAALHDDPSASARETIYHFTRRLLVGIAGDLERAAVYFQEGPYITEWFTEEQVEYIREKETQVYEHVRDVIDRGIASGEFYECDSHVLALGYIGMTLGSYRWLRPQGRRTAQEIAAEFSTALLRGLIREEAVRVESPLGLRVGEVS, encoded by the coding sequence ATGTCCTCGGAGACCTCGAACGGGCTGTCCCGCCGCGAGGAGTTGCTGGCCGTAGCCACCAAGTTGTTCGCGGCGCGCGGCTACCACGGCACCAGGATGGACGACGTCGCCGACGCCGTCGGGCTGAATAAGGCGACGGTGTACCACTACTACGCCAGCAAGTCGCTGATCCTCTACGACATCTACAAGGGGGCCGCCGACTTCACGGTGGCCGCATTACACGACGATCCGTCGGCGTCGGCCCGCGAGACCATCTACCACTTCACCCGCAGGCTTCTGGTGGGCATCGCAGGCGATCTCGAGCGCGCGGCGGTGTACTTCCAGGAGGGGCCCTACATCACCGAGTGGTTCACCGAGGAGCAGGTGGAGTACATCCGCGAGAAGGAGACCCAGGTCTACGAGCATGTCCGCGACGTCATCGACCGCGGCATCGCCAGCGGCGAGTTCTACGAATGCGACTCGCATGTGCTGGCTCTCGGCTACATCGGGATGACCCTCGGGTCCTATCGCTGGTTGCGCCCGCAGGGCAGGCGCACCGCGCAGGAGATCGCTGCGGAGTTCAGCACCGCGCTGCTTCGCGGTCTGATCCGCGAGGAGGCCGTGCGGGTGGAATCGCCGCTGGGTCTTCGCGTCGGCGAGGTCAGTTAG
- a CDS encoding SRPBCC family protein, with amino-acid sequence MPLVSKTVEVDASAESIMSIVADFEAYPEWNEEIKGCWVLARYDDGRPSQLRLDVVVQGQSGTFITAVYYPTPNEIYTVLQQGDHFEKQEQKFSVVAMGPTSLLTVDLDVETKLPFPKPMVKKAIGDTLDYLAGNLKTRAEQLTTG; translated from the coding sequence ATGCCGTTGGTGAGCAAGACTGTGGAGGTCGACGCGTCCGCGGAGTCGATCATGTCGATCGTCGCGGATTTCGAGGCCTATCCCGAGTGGAACGAGGAGATCAAGGGCTGCTGGGTGCTGGCGCGTTATGACGATGGCCGGCCCAGCCAATTGCGACTCGACGTTGTCGTTCAGGGGCAATCGGGGACGTTCATCACCGCGGTCTACTACCCGACACCCAACGAGATCTACACCGTGCTGCAGCAGGGCGACCACTTCGAGAAGCAGGAGCAGAAGTTCTCGGTTGTCGCGATGGGGCCGACGTCGCTGCTGACCGTCGACCTCGACGTGGAGACCAAGTTGCCGTTCCCGAAGCCGATGGTGAAGAAGGCCATCGGCGACACGCTCGACTATCTCGCGGGCAACCTCAAAACGCGCGCCGAGCAACTCACCACAGGCTGA